Proteins from a genomic interval of Leptospira bandrabouensis:
- a CDS encoding type II CAAX endopeptidase family protein, giving the protein MKSLTLYFFLAYLISWIIWLPLYLPKFGIHFLPVLPFHHAWGALGPLTATIIVTKLEKGNDGIKNLLYRMFQWKVNWFWYFIAIFSPFVLLVFATIINDFNNSKVSFDGLGASSEFPEFGFVSFFLYSVIVYGFGEETGWRGYALPKLQKKWNALSSTVILTFLWALWHIPLFLYRPGFMAMDVFGIFGWFLSLFTGAILLTWIYNSSRGSILMAALFHGTIDIVFTSDSIEPNTMNITGFLLVVFAVFVLGLTGWKHLSKLNRQILE; this is encoded by the coding sequence TTGAAATCGTTAACCTTGTATTTTTTTTTGGCATACCTTATCTCCTGGATCATTTGGCTACCTTTGTATTTGCCGAAATTCGGGATTCATTTTTTACCAGTGTTGCCCTTCCATCATGCATGGGGGGCACTTGGTCCTTTGACAGCTACGATTATTGTAACCAAACTAGAAAAGGGCAATGATGGCATCAAAAACCTTCTTTACCGAATGTTTCAATGGAAGGTTAATTGGTTTTGGTATTTCATTGCGATTTTTAGTCCTTTTGTCCTTCTTGTTTTTGCAACCATTATCAATGATTTCAACAATTCAAAAGTTAGTTTTGATGGATTGGGTGCGAGTTCTGAATTTCCAGAGTTTGGTTTTGTTTCTTTCTTTTTATACAGTGTCATTGTTTACGGATTTGGGGAAGAAACTGGTTGGAGAGGGTATGCCTTACCAAAGTTACAAAAAAAATGGAACGCCTTGTCTTCGACAGTCATCCTAACGTTTTTATGGGCATTATGGCATATCCCTCTTTTTTTATATCGTCCCGGCTTTATGGCAATGGATGTATTTGGAATCTTCGGATGGTTTCTTTCTTTGTTTACAGGAGCCATTCTTTTGACCTGGATTTATAATTCCTCAAGAGGAAGTATTTTGATGGCGGCTCTTTTTCACGGAACCATCGACATCGTATTTACTTCTGATTCTATTGAACCAAATACAATGAACATCACTGGGTTTTTACTCGTTGTATTTGCAGTGTTTGTCCTTGGGTTGACGGGCTGGAAACATCTATCCAAGTTGAATCGGCAGATATTAGAGTGA